The following are encoded together in the Nocardioides thalensis genome:
- a CDS encoding TetR/AcrR family transcriptional regulator has translation MPQLPRVPRVDGRQLRWESHNAERRELVLNAAVELIEQQPPGAEIHVQQIAEQAGLVRTVVYRLFNGRAELNRAVQRHVVAQIREVLGAHLRLEGSAESIIGSIVGAYVEWVAAHPSLHEMSERELGDGEPGELERAIDDLGTELATLVQTGATLLGSPLDDEHLAVLDLLVVGLIGQVRGSVKQWIRMPDRTVSAAELTATLSRWVWFQIDGEARELGVVIDPTVPVEQLTGTTSAP, from the coding sequence ATGCCGCAGCTGCCGCGCGTCCCCCGGGTCGACGGCCGTCAGCTGCGCTGGGAGAGCCACAACGCCGAGCGGCGGGAGCTGGTGCTCAATGCCGCCGTCGAGCTGATCGAGCAGCAGCCGCCCGGCGCCGAGATCCACGTGCAGCAGATCGCCGAGCAGGCCGGCCTGGTTCGCACGGTCGTCTACCGGCTGTTCAACGGCCGCGCCGAGCTCAACCGCGCCGTCCAGCGCCACGTGGTCGCCCAGATCCGCGAGGTCCTCGGCGCGCACCTCCGGCTGGAGGGGAGCGCGGAGTCGATCATCGGCAGCATCGTCGGCGCGTACGTCGAGTGGGTGGCCGCCCACCCGAGCCTCCACGAGATGTCCGAGCGCGAGCTCGGCGACGGCGAGCCCGGCGAGCTCGAGCGGGCGATCGACGACCTGGGCACCGAGCTGGCCACCCTCGTGCAGACCGGCGCGACCCTGCTCGGCAGCCCGCTCGACGACGAGCACCTCGCCGTCCTGGACCTGCTCGTCGTCGGGCTCATCGGCCAGGTCCGCGGCAGTGTCAAGCAGTGGATCAGGATGCCCGACCGCACCGTCAGCGCGGCCGAGCTCACGGCGACCCTCAGCCGGTGGGTCTGGTTCCAGATCGACGGCGAGGCCAGGGAGCTCGGTGTCGTCATCGACCCGACCGTCCCCGTCGAGCAGCTGACCGGGACCACCTCGGCGCCCTAG
- a CDS encoding AurF N-oxygenase family protein, whose protein sequence is MTASPAQRYEDIVETLSEGSANRSFDAFRDIPWDDPDFAIDLTDPRWSLPAVDALGAHPWYQEQSEERRIAIGLWRQANVCKVGLQFENILIRGIMQYVFTVPNGSPEFRYLTHEATEETHHTQMFQEFVNRAGVEVPGMRRVIRVASPIIPWVASIFPEWFFTMVLAGEEPIDHIQKAILRSSDDLHPLLERIMQIHVAEEARHISFAHEYLLERVPELGPVRKGLLSVLYPLTMRIACDLIVVPGKEITTEVGVPRSVVKEVFWRSDQGRRMLRDLFGDVRALAEDTGLMNPVSRRVWKLLGIAGQPSRYRSEPAREAA, encoded by the coding sequence ATGACCGCCTCGCCCGCGCAGCGCTACGAGGACATCGTGGAGACCCTGTCCGAGGGTTCCGCGAACCGCAGCTTCGACGCCTTCCGGGACATCCCGTGGGACGACCCCGACTTCGCGATCGACCTCACGGACCCACGCTGGTCGCTGCCCGCCGTCGACGCCCTCGGGGCGCACCCGTGGTACCAGGAGCAGTCCGAGGAGCGCCGGATCGCGATCGGGCTCTGGCGCCAGGCCAACGTCTGCAAGGTCGGCCTCCAGTTCGAGAACATCTTGATCCGCGGCATCATGCAGTACGTCTTCACCGTGCCCAACGGGTCGCCCGAGTTCCGCTACCTCACCCACGAGGCGACGGAGGAGACCCACCACACCCAGATGTTCCAAGAGTTCGTCAATCGCGCGGGCGTGGAGGTGCCGGGGATGCGGCGGGTGATCCGGGTGGCGAGCCCGATCATCCCCTGGGTGGCCTCGATCTTCCCCGAGTGGTTCTTCACGATGGTGCTCGCCGGCGAGGAGCCGATCGACCACATCCAGAAGGCGATCCTTCGCTCCAGCGACGACCTGCACCCGCTGCTCGAGCGGATCATGCAGATCCACGTCGCCGAGGAGGCCCGCCACATCTCCTTCGCTCACGAGTACCTGCTCGAGCGCGTCCCCGAGCTGGGCCCGGTCCGCAAGGGCCTGCTCTCGGTGCTCTACCCGCTGACGATGCGGATCGCCTGCGACCTGATCGTGGTGCCCGGCAAGGAGATCACGACCGAGGTCGGCGTCCCGAGGTCGGTCGTGAAGGAGGTGTTCTGGCGCAGCGACCAGGGCCGCCGGATGCTGCGCGACCTGTTCGGCGACGTCCGGGCGCTCGCCGAGGACACCGGCCTGATGAACCCCGTCTCCCGGCGCGTGTGGAAGCTGCTCGGCATCGCCGGCCAGCCCTCGCGCTACCGCAGCGAACCGGCGCGCGAAGCCGCCTGA
- a CDS encoding FAD-dependent oxidoreductase — MTYVVTQSCCSDASCVTACPVNCIHPAPGEPGFAEAEMLYVDPATCMDCGACTTACPVGAVVPHTALTDDQLPFLELNASYYREHPHADRRPLAPVEVLPVLGERRPVRVAVVGAGPAGLFTADELLRQPTVEVDVLDRLPTPYGLVRAGVAPDHARTKDVTRLFARIEDQPGFRYLLGVEVGTDVTHEQLRSAYDAVVYATGSGTGRTLDVPGSGLVQSVTATDVVAWYNGHPDHLGPPLALDTERVVVVGNGNVALDVARVLTADPDVLAGTDIADHALAALRGSAVREVVVLGRRGPEHAAFTLPELIGLRGLDGVDVVVDGPVTVTSEKTRVLAELAARPPRGHRRRIVLRFGTTPVEVLGDARVDGIRVERAGECEDMVAGAVVAAIGYRARPVAGLPFDEVAGRVPSDGGRVEPGVYVAGWVKRGPRGFIGTNRSCAEETAARVFEDIDAGRLAPPVAPRPTAPVDLAGWRAIDAREREAGAPYRRPRVKLTDRTALLSAAAPSARSRRSAS; from the coding sequence GTGACGTACGTCGTCACCCAGTCCTGTTGCAGCGACGCCTCGTGCGTCACCGCCTGCCCGGTCAACTGCATCCACCCGGCGCCCGGCGAGCCCGGCTTCGCCGAGGCCGAGATGCTGTACGTCGACCCGGCGACCTGCATGGACTGCGGCGCCTGCACCACGGCCTGCCCGGTGGGGGCGGTCGTGCCGCACACCGCGCTCACCGACGACCAGCTGCCGTTCCTCGAGCTGAACGCCTCGTATTACCGCGAGCACCCCCACGCCGACCGCCGGCCGCTCGCGCCGGTCGAGGTGCTGCCCGTGCTGGGGGAGCGGCGACCGGTCCGGGTCGCGGTCGTCGGGGCCGGGCCGGCGGGGCTGTTCACGGCCGACGAGCTGCTGCGCCAGCCGACCGTCGAGGTCGACGTGCTCGACCGGCTCCCCACGCCGTACGGCCTCGTGCGGGCCGGGGTCGCACCCGACCACGCCCGCACCAAGGACGTCACCCGGCTGTTCGCACGCATCGAGGACCAGCCCGGCTTCCGCTACCTGCTCGGGGTGGAGGTCGGCACCGACGTCACCCACGAGCAGCTGCGCTCGGCGTACGACGCCGTCGTCTACGCGACCGGCTCCGGCACCGGCCGGACCCTCGACGTGCCCGGCAGCGGGCTCGTCCAGTCGGTCACCGCGACCGACGTCGTCGCCTGGTACAACGGCCACCCCGACCACCTCGGGCCGCCGCTCGCGCTCGACACCGAGCGCGTCGTCGTGGTTGGCAACGGCAACGTCGCCCTCGACGTCGCCCGGGTACTCACCGCCGATCCCGACGTCCTGGCGGGCACCGACATCGCCGACCACGCGCTCGCCGCGCTGCGCGGTAGCGCCGTGCGCGAGGTGGTGGTCCTCGGGCGCCGCGGCCCCGAGCACGCCGCGTTCACGCTGCCCGAGCTGATCGGGCTCCGCGGGCTTGACGGGGTCGACGTCGTGGTCGATGGGCCCGTCACCGTGACCAGCGAGAAGACCAGGGTCCTCGCCGAGCTCGCGGCGCGGCCGCCGCGCGGCCACCGTCGTCGCATCGTGCTCCGGTTCGGCACGACCCCCGTCGAGGTGCTCGGCGACGCGCGCGTCGACGGCATCCGGGTGGAGCGCGCGGGGGAGTGCGAGGACATGGTGGCAGGCGCGGTGGTCGCGGCGATCGGCTACCGCGCGCGACCGGTCGCCGGGCTGCCGTTCGACGAGGTCGCGGGGCGGGTCCCCAGCGACGGCGGCCGGGTCGAGCCGGGCGTCTACGTCGCGGGCTGGGTCAAGCGCGGCCCGCGCGGCTTCATCGGCACCAACCGCTCCTGCGCGGAGGAGACCGCGGCGCGCGTCTTCGAGGACATCGACGCCGGCCGCCTCGCGCCGCCGGTCGCACCTCGTCCGACCGCCCCGGTCGACCTCGCCGGGTGGCGCGCCATCGACGCCCGCGAGCGGGAGGCCGGAGCGCCGTACCGACGGCCGCGGGTCAAGCTGACCGACCGCACCGCGCTCCTCAGCGCAGCCGCTCCATCTGCTCGATCTCGGCGGTCTGCGTCGTGA
- a CDS encoding DUF305 domain-containing protein — protein MTSDSHRIPRLAAALAAVLLLVPTLSACGGDDPADDRPALSSTAHNDADVEFATAMIQHHAQAMSMVDLAAERDLDPKVQRLAEAIRAAQGPEIETMVDWLQEWGEDIPETMRDHVNMGHHGDIGEAMEGMDTDMPGMMSAEDMTALQDATDAEFQDLWLTMMVEHHEGAVEMAETEQDAGQYRPAVELADRIVTTQTAEIEQMERLR, from the coding sequence ATGACCTCGGACTCGCACCGGATCCCCCGCCTGGCCGCTGCTCTCGCGGCGGTCCTGCTGCTCGTGCCCACCCTGTCGGCCTGCGGCGGCGACGACCCGGCGGACGACCGACCCGCGCTGTCGTCGACCGCGCACAACGACGCCGACGTCGAGTTCGCGACGGCGATGATCCAGCACCACGCGCAGGCGATGTCGATGGTCGACCTCGCCGCGGAGCGCGACCTGGACCCGAAGGTGCAGCGGCTCGCGGAGGCCATCCGGGCCGCCCAGGGACCCGAGATCGAGACCATGGTCGACTGGCTCCAGGAGTGGGGCGAGGACATCCCCGAGACCATGCGCGACCACGTCAACATGGGCCACCACGGCGACATCGGCGAGGCCATGGAGGGCATGGACACCGACATGCCCGGGATGATGAGCGCGGAGGACATGACCGCGCTCCAGGACGCGACCGACGCGGAGTTCCAGGACCTGTGGCTCACGATGATGGTCGAGCACCACGAGGGTGCCGTCGAGATGGCCGAGACCGAGCAGGACGCCGGTCAGTACCGCCCGGCGGTCGAGCTGGCCGACCGCATCGTCACGACGCAGACCGCCGAGATCGAGCAGATGGAGCGGCTGCGCTGA
- a CDS encoding DUF4396 domain-containing protein produces the protein MDHATHHHGHDPHGNVNAMALSATLHCLTGCAIGEILGLMIGTAVGLSAGWTIALAVGLAFLFGYTLSMLPLVKAGLGVGAALALVFAADTLSIATMELVDNAVMAVIPGAMDAGLVNVVFWVGMMIALTAAFLAAYPVNRYLLQRGKGHALTHAHHGSEAEPQGARRFIPSFGAGALVAVIIAFMVGGLVVSAASELDEPEREKSGHAETTHAARN, from the coding sequence ATGGACCACGCAACCCACCACCACGGTCACGACCCCCACGGCAACGTCAACGCGATGGCGCTGAGCGCGACCCTGCACTGCCTCACCGGCTGCGCCATCGGTGAGATCCTCGGCCTGATGATCGGCACCGCGGTCGGCCTCAGTGCCGGCTGGACGATCGCGCTGGCGGTCGGGCTCGCGTTCCTGTTCGGCTACACCCTCTCGATGCTCCCGCTGGTCAAGGCCGGCCTGGGCGTCGGCGCGGCCCTGGCGCTGGTGTTCGCGGCCGACACGCTCTCGATCGCGACGATGGAGCTGGTCGACAACGCGGTGATGGCGGTCATCCCGGGTGCGATGGACGCGGGCCTGGTCAACGTCGTGTTCTGGGTCGGCATGATGATCGCGCTGACGGCGGCGTTCCTGGCGGCGTACCCCGTCAACCGCTACCTGCTCCAGCGCGGCAAGGGCCACGCCCTGACCCACGCGCATCACGGCAGCGAGGCCGAGCCGCAGGGGGCGCGTCGCTTCATCCCGAGCTTCGGCGCGGGTGCGCTGGTCGCGGTGATCATCGCCTTCATGGTCGGCGGCCTCGTCGTCTCCGCGGCCTCCGAGCTCGACGAGCCGGAGCGTGAGAAGAGCGGGCACGCCGAAACGACGCACGCTGCGCGGAACTGA
- a CDS encoding Bcr/CflA family efflux MFS transporter, with the protein MATLDAGQLPGPDTVLPDPAPHAERPLRLRLLLLLAFIAALSPLAVDLYLASFPEIQDGLGTTPAMVQLTLTAYLVGVSVGQPIWGPISDRFGRRAPLLVSNSITVVSSFAVVLAPTIEVLIVARFVQALSASSGMVIARAMVADLAQGYAGVRALALMMTIHGLTPVIAPALGGALATFVPWRGVLAVLTLIAALQLAAAIFLVPETLPPVRRTVRVDYRDLLRVLARPAYVTYATTLGLGVASVMAYIASSSFVYQDVLGFSPLAYGLSFAVNALGMTAAGLLSARLARARRHPARTVAVALPGSVVSCLLVVLAAQSPWPVLLVVPVFANGFFANLVMGNCMGLAMEQVRDLPGAGSALLGLFMFGVSAAATPVAGLLGGVDSAVPMALVMLTLAVLAAAVFALGRRWVARNPASEAVFA; encoded by the coding sequence GTGGCGACCCTCGACGCCGGGCAGCTCCCCGGCCCTGACACCGTCCTTCCCGACCCCGCGCCGCACGCGGAACGGCCGCTCCGGCTCCGCCTGCTCCTGCTGCTGGCGTTCATCGCGGCGCTCTCGCCGCTGGCGGTCGACCTCTACCTCGCGAGCTTCCCGGAGATCCAGGACGGGCTGGGCACGACCCCGGCCATGGTGCAGCTGACACTGACCGCCTATCTCGTCGGGGTGTCCGTCGGGCAGCCGATCTGGGGCCCGATCTCCGACCGGTTCGGGCGCCGCGCGCCGCTGCTGGTCAGCAACTCGATCACGGTGGTGTCCTCGTTCGCGGTCGTGCTCGCGCCGACGATCGAGGTGTTGATCGTCGCCCGGTTCGTGCAGGCGCTGTCCGCGTCGTCGGGCATGGTGATCGCCCGGGCGATGGTCGCCGACCTCGCCCAGGGGTACGCCGGGGTCCGCGCGCTGGCGCTGATGATGACGATCCACGGCCTCACGCCGGTGATCGCGCCGGCGCTCGGGGGAGCGCTCGCGACGTTCGTGCCGTGGCGCGGCGTGCTGGCGGTGCTGACGCTCATCGCCGCCCTCCAGCTGGCCGCCGCGATCTTCCTCGTGCCCGAGACGCTTCCGCCCGTACGGCGCACCGTGCGCGTCGACTACCGCGACCTGCTGCGCGTGCTGGCGCGGCCGGCGTACGTCACCTACGCCACGACGCTCGGGCTCGGCGTCGCCTCGGTGATGGCCTACATCGCGAGCAGCTCGTTCGTCTACCAGGACGTGCTGGGCTTCTCGCCGCTCGCCTACGGGCTGAGCTTCGCGGTCAACGCGCTCGGCATGACCGCCGCCGGCCTCCTGTCGGCGCGCCTGGCCCGCGCCCGCCGCCACCCGGCGCGGACCGTGGCGGTGGCGCTGCCGGGCAGCGTCGTCAGCTGTCTCCTGGTGGTGCTGGCAGCCCAGTCGCCGTGGCCGGTGCTGCTGGTCGTGCCGGTGTTCGCCAACGGGTTCTTCGCCAACCTGGTGATGGGCAACTGCATGGGCCTGGCGATGGAACAGGTGCGGGACCTGCCGGGCGCGGGCTCGGCGCTGCTGGGGCTCTTCATGTTCGGCGTCAGCGCCGCCGCGACCCCGGTGGCCGGCCTGCTGGGCGGGGTCGACTCGGCGGTGCCGATGGCGCTCGTGATGCTGACGCTCGCCGTGCTGGCGGCCGCGGTCTTCGCCCTCGGGCGGCGCTGGGTGGCGCGCAACCCCGCCAGCGAGGCGGTGTTCGCGTGA
- a CDS encoding ABC transporter substrate-binding protein, translating to MTHERVGLRRLAAIAAVLVAVVAGLTACGAAVGGGNDGEEETTIRYQSYAGAIDPFLLADALGEFEGLTLERVGDITGGPQALQALVSNQTDIGGSAFYGAIAQLVSTGAPIKAVVPSYGSNADSNQKLVVLEDSGISSAADLVGKKIAVNTLGANAEAVLDTWFDQEGLSEEEQDQVTLVPLPPLNTPEALEKGQVDAAVVGFLSYQTMKSQFGVTELVNDVDVVGAPYIGGAYTMRTEFIEQNPNTSQQVVEGVATAIEFIETHEKQEIFDVYFPYLEEEGYADYIPAIEANFPGTTGLPADAVIADEDIERWVDWLESRGEMQGELDVSDVYTNEFNPNA from the coding sequence ATGACCCACGAACGTGTCGGCCTGCGCCGACTTGCTGCCATCGCCGCCGTCCTCGTCGCCGTCGTCGCCGGTCTCACCGCCTGCGGAGCCGCCGTGGGCGGCGGCAACGACGGCGAGGAAGAGACCACCATCCGCTACCAGAGCTATGCGGGAGCCATCGACCCGTTCCTGCTCGCCGACGCCCTCGGCGAGTTCGAGGGGCTGACCCTCGAGCGGGTCGGCGACATCACGGGCGGGCCGCAGGCCCTCCAGGCGCTGGTGTCCAACCAGACCGACATCGGCGGCTCCGCGTTCTACGGCGCGATCGCGCAGCTGGTGTCGACGGGTGCGCCGATCAAGGCCGTCGTCCCGTCCTACGGCTCGAACGCCGACAGCAACCAGAAGCTGGTCGTGCTGGAGGACTCCGGGATCAGCTCGGCCGCGGACCTGGTCGGGAAGAAGATCGCCGTCAACACCCTCGGTGCCAACGCCGAGGCCGTGCTCGACACCTGGTTCGACCAGGAGGGCCTCAGCGAGGAGGAGCAGGACCAGGTCACCCTGGTGCCGCTGCCGCCGCTCAACACCCCCGAGGCTCTGGAGAAGGGGCAGGTCGACGCGGCCGTCGTGGGCTTCCTCAGCTACCAGACGATGAAGTCCCAGTTCGGCGTGACCGAGCTGGTCAACGACGTCGACGTCGTGGGCGCGCCGTACATCGGCGGCGCGTACACCATGCGCACCGAGTTCATCGAGCAGAACCCGAACACCAGCCAGCAGGTGGTCGAGGGTGTCGCCACCGCGATCGAGTTCATCGAGACCCACGAGAAGCAGGAGATCTTCGACGTCTACTTCCCCTACCTCGAGGAGGAGGGGTACGCCGACTACATCCCTGCGATCGAGGCGAACTTCCCCGGCACGACGGGTCTGCCCGCCGACGCGGTGATCGCGGACGAGGACATCGAGCGCTGGGTCGACTGGCTCGAGTCCCGGGGCGAGATGCAGGGCGAGCTGGACGTGTCCGACGTCTACACCAACGAGTTCAACCCGAACGCCTGA
- a CDS encoding ABC transporter ATP-binding protein translates to MSSRIELSHVGQTFWVRGDDDKQLREFVALDDLNLEVGAGEFLTLVGPSGCGKSTVLDLIAGLAKPSSGRLTIDGRPITGPGLDRSVVFQQYTLLPWRTAAANIEFALEAASKRGGGMSKKERAERARTYLDLVGLSEFANRYPHELSGGMKQRVAIARSLSYEPQVLLMDEPFGALDAQTRERLQEELVGIWKRAGTTAIFITHDIDEAVFLGQRVAVMSSRPGRIKEVIGIDLDRDAASDTDIRATREFAEYRHRIWALLREQHAAAVPTDTKELTHV, encoded by the coding sequence ATGAGTTCACGAATCGAGCTGAGCCACGTCGGGCAGACCTTCTGGGTCCGCGGTGACGACGACAAGCAGCTGCGCGAGTTCGTCGCGCTCGACGACCTCAACCTCGAGGTCGGCGCCGGGGAGTTCCTGACCCTGGTCGGCCCGTCGGGGTGCGGCAAGTCCACCGTCCTGGACCTGATCGCGGGGCTCGCCAAGCCCAGCTCGGGCCGGCTGACCATCGACGGCCGCCCGATCACCGGACCGGGCCTCGACCGCAGCGTGGTGTTCCAGCAGTACACGCTGCTGCCCTGGCGCACCGCGGCCGCCAACATCGAGTTCGCGCTCGAGGCCGCCAGCAAGCGGGGCGGCGGGATGAGCAAGAAGGAGCGGGCCGAGCGGGCGCGCACCTACCTGGACCTGGTGGGGCTCTCCGAGTTCGCCAACCGCTACCCGCACGAGCTCTCCGGCGGCATGAAGCAACGAGTCGCGATCGCCCGCAGCCTGTCCTACGAGCCGCAGGTGTTGCTCATGGACGAGCCGTTCGGCGCGCTCGACGCCCAGACCCGCGAGCGACTCCAGGAGGAGCTCGTCGGGATCTGGAAGCGGGCCGGCACCACCGCCATCTTCATCACCCACGACATCGACGAGGCCGTCTTCCTCGGCCAGCGGGTCGCGGTGATGAGCTCGCGACCGGGCCGGATCAAGGAGGTCATCGGCATCGACCTCGACCGCGACGCGGCCAGCGACACCGACATCCGCGCGACGCGGGAGTTCGCGGAGTACCGCCACCGCATCTGGGCCCTGCTGCGGGAGCAGCACGCGGCCGCCGTACCGACGGACACGAAGGAGCTCACGCATGTCTAG
- a CDS encoding ABC transporter permease, with product MSSLLAEKTEARPNPRQEEVAKAKAASPGKQRVVTLARGLAGFITLALIWELAPRFEILDPYFIPPLSTVLEAWWDMAASGELVEHVRASLVRSAVGFGLAIAIAIPLGASIAWYRPVREFFQPVLEIFRNTAALAILPVFVLILGIGETSKIAIVTYACFFPILLSTITGVATVDPQLLRSARVLGLSPVTTFRKVVFPAAIPTIFTGVRISGAAAILVLIAAEMIGATAGLGFLINYAQFNFLIPKMYAAIITTSAIGLGVNYGLVALERRFSRWRPA from the coding sequence ATGTCTAGCCTCCTCGCGGAGAAGACCGAGGCCCGGCCCAACCCGCGGCAGGAGGAGGTCGCCAAGGCCAAGGCCGCCTCGCCCGGCAAGCAGCGGGTGGTCACCCTGGCCCGCGGCCTCGCCGGTTTCATCACGCTCGCCCTGATCTGGGAGCTCGCGCCGCGGTTCGAGATCCTCGACCCCTACTTCATCCCGCCGCTGAGCACGGTGCTCGAGGCGTGGTGGGACATGGCGGCGAGCGGTGAGCTGGTCGAGCACGTCCGCGCCAGCCTGGTCCGGTCGGCCGTCGGGTTCGGCCTGGCGATCGCCATCGCGATCCCGCTCGGCGCGTCGATCGCGTGGTACCGCCCGGTGCGCGAGTTCTTCCAGCCGGTGCTGGAGATCTTCCGCAACACCGCCGCCCTCGCGATCCTCCCGGTGTTCGTGCTGATCCTCGGCATCGGCGAGACCTCGAAGATCGCGATCGTCACCTACGCCTGCTTCTTCCCGATCCTCCTGTCGACCATCACCGGGGTCGCCACGGTGGACCCGCAGCTGTTGCGATCGGCGAGGGTGCTCGGGCTCTCGCCGGTCACGACCTTCCGCAAGGTCGTCTTCCCGGCCGCCATCCCGACGATCTTCACCGGCGTCCGGATCTCCGGCGCCGCGGCGATCCTCGTGCTCATCGCGGCCGAGATGATCGGCGCCACCGCGGGCCTGGGCTTCCTCATCAACTACGCGCAGTTCAACTTCCTCATCCCCAAGATGTACGCCGCGATCATCACGACCTCGGCCATCGGCCTCGGCGTCAACTACGGCCTCGTGGCGCTCGAGCGGCGGTTCTCCCGCTGGCGCCCCGCCTGA